A genomic region of Magnolia sinica isolate HGM2019 chromosome 6, MsV1, whole genome shotgun sequence contains the following coding sequences:
- the LOC131247867 gene encoding glucan endo-1,3-beta-glucosidase-like encodes MKAPRHLFLSLLFIFFSPTPTAAKEIGICYGQVANNLPSPAEVVHLLKTNGISKIRLFNTEPTILQSLSGTGIDLMIGVPNEILPSLDNPDSAAGWLQTNILSIISADQIKYIAVGNEIFLKDQYYTPYLVPALRNLYEVLQTLHLQDKIKLSSPQAASVLSTSFPPSLGAFDSYLLPEMRQLLQFLQETQAPFMANIYPFFTYANNPRYVSLEYALGGSGPPEQDSGLEYNSLFDAAVDAFVAAMEREGFAGIPVTVTETGWPTAGNDAAGLDKAMAYNGNIIRQTVNGVGTPKRPGVGLEVFLFGLFDENQKGGEEYEQHFGIFSVNGVKAYNISFV; translated from the coding sequence CGGCCAAAGAGATTGGTATCTGCTACGGTCAAGTAGCCAACAACCTCCCGTCGCCAGCTGAGGTTGTCCATCTCCTCAAAACAAATGGAATCTCGAAGATCCGCCTCTTTAATACAGAACCGACCATCCTCCAATCCCTGTCTGGCACTGGGATTGATCTCATGATAGGCGTTCCAAATGAGATCCTGCCTTCCCTCGACAACCCTGATTCCGCCGCCGGCTGGCTCCAAACCAACATTCTCTCTATTATATCAGCTGATCAGATCAAATACATCGCAGTTGGAAATGAGATCTTCTTGAAAGATCAGTACTACACACCTTACCTTGTACCTGCCCTACGCAATCTCTATGAGGTGCTCCAGACTCTACACCTGCAGGACAAGATCAAGCTCTCATCACCACAAGCAGCATCAGTGCTCTCAACCTCATTTCCACCATCACTCGGAGCTTTCGACAGCTACCTGCTACCTGAAATGCGTCAATTACTACAGTTCCTGCAAGAGACTCAGGCACCTTTCATGGCAAACATCTACCCATTCTTCACATACGCCAACAATCCAAGGTATGTCTCCCTGGAGTACGCACTGGGGGGTTCGGGGCCCCCAGAACAAGATAGTGGCCTGGAATACAATAGTCTCTTCGACGCAGCAGTGGATGCCTTCGTGGCAGCTATGGAAAGGGAGGGGTTTGCAGGGATTCCAGTAACAGTGACAGAAACTGGGTGGCCCACAGCAGGCAACGATGCAGCAGGGTTGGACAAGGCGATGGCATATAACGGTAACATCATCAGACAGACTGTCAATGGTGTTGGGACACCAAAGAGACCGGGAGTTGGTTTGGAGGTGTTTTTGTTTGGGTTGTTTGATGAGAACCAAAAGGGTGGGGAGGAGTACGAGCAGCACTTTGGGATTTTCAGTGTTAACGGTGTTAAGGCCTACAACATCAGCTTTGTTTAG
- the LOC131247868 gene encoding small ribosomal subunit protein uS12, which produces MGKTRGMGAGRKLKTHRRRQKWADKSYKKSHLGNEWKKPFAGSSHAKGIVLEKIGIEAKQPNSAIRKCARVQLIKNGKKIAAFVPNDGCLNYIEENDEVLIAGFGRKGHAVGDIPGVRFKVVKVSGVSLLALFKEKKEKPRS; this is translated from the exons GAAGACTCGTGGTATGGGAGCTGGGCGCAAGCTCAAAACACACAGGAGGAGACAAAAATGGGCTGACAAATCATACAAGAAAAGCCATCTTGGAAATGAATGGAAGAAACCATTTGCAGGTTCTTCCCATGCCAAGGGAATCGTTCTTGAGAAGAT CGGAATTGAAGCTAAGCAGCCCAACTCTGCTATCCGTAAGTGTGCGAGAGTTCAATTGATTAAGAACGGAAAGAAGATAGCAGCATTTGTCCCCAATGACGGTTGCCTGAACTACATCGAGGAAAAT GATGAAGTTTTGATTGCTGGATTTGGCCGTAAGGGTCATGCTGTTGGAGATATTCCTGGAGTCAGGTTCAAGGTGGTGAAGGTTTCTGGCGTATCGCTGTTGGCGCTtttcaaggagaagaaagagaaacctaggtcttaa